A genome region from Spirochaetota bacterium includes the following:
- a CDS encoding GntR family transcriptional regulator, giving the protein MNFTLSENLSSQITHYLTERIISGDLRPGERIQEIPLAAELGVSRAPIREALQILRRNRLVELTPRHGARVTPLSREYVEWLYEILVELYSIVVRQLITRPDKERLSRFEVALEKIEAMSREGEERAYYNARMEYALIGLEGSSNLLLKETMYDFIPSVMRVQHLALTKRLGNIKMTMQYLKTFNDAMKTGEVDRGVTAIRDLLQCDKEFAIRAIGEEQQ; this is encoded by the coding sequence ATGAACTTTACCCTATCGGAAAACCTTTCCAGCCAGATAACGCACTACCTCACTGAAAGAATAATCAGCGGAGATCTCAGGCCGGGCGAACGCATCCAGGAAATACCCCTGGCGGCGGAGCTCGGCGTCAGCCGCGCGCCGATTCGCGAAGCCCTTCAGATACTGCGCAGGAACAGACTGGTCGAGCTAACCCCCCGGCACGGCGCACGCGTCACGCCCCTTTCGCGGGAGTACGTAGAATGGCTCTACGAGATCCTGGTCGAGCTGTACTCAATCGTCGTCCGCCAGCTCATAACCAGGCCCGATAAAGAGCGATTGTCCAGGTTCGAGGTCGCACTTGAAAAGATAGAGGCCATGTCCCGGGAGGGAGAGGAGCGGGCCTATTATAACGCCCGGATGGAGTATGCGCTGATAGGGCTCGAGGGGAGCAGCAACCTGTTGCTGAAGGAGACGATGTACGATTTTATTCCCAGCGTCATGAGGGTACAGCATCTCGCCCTGACGAAACGCCTGGGCAACATAAAAATGACAATGCAGTACCTGAAGACCTTCAACGACGCCATGAAAACGGGGGAGGTCGACCGGGGCGTGACGGCAATACGCGACTTGCTTCAATGCGACAAGGAATTCGCCATCAGGGCGATAGGGGAAGAGCAGCAGTGA
- a CDS encoding potassium transporter TrkA: MKKVTFADRLRYAFDNTLAKGTPALIAWLFAVSLLMILFFSILVWIAGALPDEAEGNFFQLVWMSLMRSIDSGTMGGDKGLYSIFMLGLTFGGIFIVSTLIGVINSGIERRIEQLRKGRSMVVEKNHTVILGWSEHIYSIISELVIANKNQRYSCIVIMGDMDKVEMDEAVRSHAGPTGRTRIVCRTGSPSDINDLEIAGVDMARSIIVVSPRDEDPDAEVLKTLLALTNNPKRKREPYHIVAEIRDPKNMDIAAIVGKDEVELVLVGDLIARIIAQTSRQAGLSVVYTELLDFGGDEIYFKEEPSLAGKTFREALFMYEDSAVIGIAPRGGKSHLNPPMGRIIAEGDRLIVISEDDDTIKPSEMKEFNIAGDMISPGSVSISEPESLLIMGWNWRAPIIIKELDNYVAQGSSVTVVADIAPEEKESIAKRLAGFNKKQTIKLMAADTTDRSVLNRLNVQTYSHIIILCYSDTLSMQQADARTLKTLLHLRDISEKTGNELSVISEMMDVKNRDLAQVARVNDFIVSDKLISLLMAQVSENKQLNGVFIDLFDPEGSELYLKPVADYIVPGSEVNFYTILEAAARRNEIAIGYKIAADAYREELSFGVVVNPDKSKKVSFASGDMVILLAES, from the coding sequence ATGAAAAAAGTCACCTTCGCCGACAGGCTCAGATACGCCTTTGACAATACGCTCGCCAAGGGCACTCCCGCCCTCATCGCCTGGCTTTTCGCCGTCTCGCTCCTCATGATATTATTCTTTTCTATACTGGTATGGATTGCCGGGGCCCTTCCCGACGAAGCGGAAGGAAATTTCTTTCAACTGGTCTGGATGAGCCTGATGCGGTCGATCGACTCCGGCACCATGGGGGGAGACAAGGGTCTGTACAGCATTTTCATGCTGGGACTCACCTTCGGGGGGATATTCATCGTCAGCACGCTCATCGGCGTGATAAATTCCGGCATCGAGCGGAGGATCGAGCAGCTTCGCAAGGGGCGGTCGATGGTGGTGGAGAAAAACCATACGGTCATCCTGGGATGGTCGGAGCATATTTACTCGATAATATCGGAACTTGTGATCGCGAATAAAAATCAGCGCTACTCGTGCATCGTCATAATGGGAGACATGGACAAGGTCGAGATGGATGAGGCGGTGCGCAGCCACGCGGGCCCCACCGGACGGACCAGGATCGTATGCAGGACCGGGAGCCCCAGCGATATAAACGACCTTGAGATCGCGGGCGTCGATATGGCCAGGTCCATCATCGTGGTATCGCCCCGCGATGAAGACCCGGACGCCGAGGTCTTAAAAACGCTGCTTGCCCTGACCAACAACCCGAAGCGAAAAAGGGAGCCGTACCATATCGTCGCCGAGATACGCGATCCCAAAAACATGGACATCGCTGCCATAGTCGGGAAGGACGAGGTCGAGCTTGTGCTGGTGGGCGATCTCATCGCGCGCATCATCGCCCAGACCAGCCGGCAGGCCGGGCTTTCTGTCGTCTACACCGAGCTTCTCGATTTCGGCGGCGACGAAATTTATTTCAAAGAGGAGCCGTCACTGGCCGGAAAGACATTCCGCGAAGCGTTGTTCATGTACGAGGATTCGGCGGTCATCGGGATCGCGCCGCGCGGCGGGAAATCCCATCTCAATCCGCCCATGGGCAGGATCATTGCCGAAGGCGACAGGCTGATCGTCATCTCGGAAGACGACGATACTATCAAGCCTTCCGAGATGAAGGAATTCAACATTGCCGGGGACATGATAAGCCCGGGATCGGTTTCGATAAGCGAGCCGGAATCACTGCTCATCATGGGGTGGAACTGGCGTGCACCCATCATCATTAAAGAACTCGACAACTACGTGGCCCAGGGATCCTCGGTGACGGTCGTTGCCGATATCGCTCCCGAAGAGAAGGAGTCCATCGCAAAGCGACTTGCGGGATTTAACAAGAAGCAGACTATTAAGCTCATGGCGGCAGATACCACGGACCGGTCGGTACTCAACAGGCTGAATGTCCAAACATACAGCCATATAATAATTCTCTGCTACTCCGATACGCTTTCAATGCAGCAGGCGGATGCGCGGACCTTGAAGACCCTGCTGCACCTTCGCGACATATCCGAAAAAACGGGGAACGAACTGTCGGTGATAAGCGAGATGATGGATGTGAAGAACAGGGACCTGGCGCAGGTGGCCAGGGTAAACGATTTTATCGTCAGTGACAAGCTAATCAGCCTTCTTATGGCGCAGGTCTCCGAAAACAAGCAGCTCAACGGCGTCTTCATCGACCTCTTCGATCCGGAGGGGTCGGAGCTTTACCTTAAGCCGGTCGCAGACTACATCGTTCCCGGCTCCGAGGTCAATTTTTACACGATACTCGAA